CGGCGAGCCTGCTCGTGGAGAACGCCGACCGGGCGCTGTACTGGGGGAAGGAGAGCGGGAAGAACGTGGTCCGGTGCTACCCTCCGGGGAAGGCGGCGTTCGATGCGTAGGGACATCCTCGTCTATCCCGACCCGTTCCTCGCGCGCAAGGCCGCCGCGGTGACCGCCGTGGACGACCGGGTGCGAACCCTCATCCGGGACATGTTCGACACGATGTACGAATCCGAAGGGATCGGGCTTGCGGCGCCGCAGGTGGGCGTCGGAAAGCGCGTCATCGTGCTGGACGTCTCCCCCGTGGACGAGGGAGCCGCGCCGATGGCCATCGTCAATCCGGAGATCGTCGGAACGGAGGGGGAGACGGTCCTCGGCGTCGAGGGGTGCCTGAGCATCCCCGGCGTACAGGGGGAGGTTCCCCGTTCCGAGGTCGTCGTCGTCCGGGGGCTCGACGAAGGGGGAGACC
The window above is part of the Deltaproteobacteria bacterium genome. Proteins encoded here:
- the def gene encoding peptide deformylase; this encodes MRRDILVYPDPFLARKAAAVTAVDDRVRTLIRDMFDTMYESEGIGLAAPQVGVGKRVIVLDVSPVDEGAAPMAIVNPEIVGTEGETVLGVEGCLSIPGVQGEVPRSEVVVVRGLDEGGDPVRVRAEGILSRALQHEIDHLDGILFIDRIPSTAASVK